The Megalobrama amblycephala isolate DHTTF-2021 linkage group LG13, ASM1881202v1, whole genome shotgun sequence genome contains a region encoding:
- the LOC125244138 gene encoding tyrosyl-DNA phosphodiesterase 2: MNEPPCSPGHTCSGEPRVGCNDTAPCLVDNKVERKTGKKNKKHKKRQSAACQMKAGGECARVTVEELSPPSQHLPERLEKRSAGSKQEKNTRKTRNQSLSPVTSPASSSHRQKAQSAQKTSARSTCDQSTQTDSSQLQSVQTQSTQTTPIQEVQSPSTESKSTQTKQSSFSLKQAYWENSLTDQSADQQKTQSSTKSSYLTVISWNIDGLDSDNVFNRLKGLLSLLGKHHADVVLLQELIPPSLKILENIMNDYQFLQASDEDYFTGILIRKDRVQFLQSNIVKYPTTEMGRNLLIANVSFLGHPLCIMTSHLESCKTGSQERLNQLRRVWKWMKEAPGDHSVIFGGDTNLRDWEVKKLGGLPDGISDVWEMLGKPEESRYTWDTSINDNNEIPNSIRLRFDRIFIRTAADGAKLRPESMTLIGLEKLKCDYFISDHWGILCTFLFGASEEQRVTD, encoded by the exons ATGAATGAACCACCTTGTTCACCAGG TCACACCTGCTCAGGAGAGCCCCGTGTGGGCTGTAATGACACTGCTCCATGTCTCGTGGACAATAAAGTTGAGAGGAAAACTgggaaaaagaataaaaagcataaaaagAGACAGAGTGCTGCATGCCAAATGAAAGCAGGTGGTGAGTGCGCTCGGGTCACTGTTGAAGAGCTGTCACCACCCTCACAACACCTGCCTGAGCGCCTCGAAAAAAGGTCTGCAGGATCAAAGCAAGAAAAGAATACTCGCAAAACAAGAAATCAATCTCTTTCACCTGTAACTTCTCCTGCAAGCTCCTCTCATCGACAAAAAGCCCAAAGTGCACAGAAAACATCAGCTCGGTCTACATGTGACCAGTCAACTCAGACAGATTCATCCCAACTCCAATCTGTCCAAACGCAGTCAACACAAACCACTCCGATCCAGGAAGTACAATCACCATCAACAGAATCCAAGTCCACCCAGACAAAACAGTccagtttttccttaaaacaggCATACTGGGAAAATTCATTAACAGATCAGTCAGCTGATCAGCAGAAAACCCAATCCAGCACCAAAAGCAGCTATCTGACAGTGATATCCTGGAATATAGATGGTCTGGATTCGGATAATGTCTTTAACCGGCTCAAAGGTCTGCTGTCACTCTTAGGAAA GCACCATGCAGATGTTGTACTGTTACAAGAGCTGATTCCTCCGTCTTTGAAGATTTTAGAGAACATTATGAATGATTATCAGTTTCTGCAAG CCAGTGATGAGGACTATTTCACTGGCATTTTGATTAGAAAGGACAGAGTACAATTCCTCCAGAGCAACATTGTGAAGTACCCAACCACAGAGATGGGCAGGAACCTTCTAATAGCAAAT GTGAGCTTTTTAGGCCACCCACTGTGCATAATGACATCTCATCTGGAGAGCTGTAAGACAGGCTCTCAAGAACGTCTGAATCAGCTGCGGAGAGTCTGGAAATGGATGAAAGAGGCTCCAGGGGACCACTCAGTCATATTTGGAGGAGATACTAACCTTAGGGATTGGGAG GTGAAGAAGCTTGGGGGGCTGCCGGATGGTATCTCTGATGTGTGGGAGATGCTGGGGAAACCAGAGGAAAGCAGATACACCTGGGACACATCCATCAATGATAACAATGAAATCCCTAATTCTATACGCCTGCGATTTGATCGAATTTTTATCAGAACAGCCGCAGACGGTGCCAAGCTACGGCCAGAAAGCATGACCCTGATTGGTCTGGAGAAGCTGAAGTGTGACTATTTCATCAGTGATCACTGGGGCATTCTTTGTACTTTCTTATTTGGGGCATCAGAAGAGCAGCGTGTCACTGACTAA